Proteins encoded by one window of Winogradskyella sp. PG-2:
- a CDS encoding rhodanese-like domain-containing protein, giving the protein MKNLLRVVFLFMALSLFSSCIDNKIDNAEVKLVTAEEMQSILELEDVQLVDIRSPKEHDEIRIANSQNIDFSSPTFEEDISKLDKAKPVILYCKGGGRSAKCAQKLKSAGFEKIYDLEGGISKWKHSDKIKIEVKS; this is encoded by the coding sequence ATGAAAAATTTATTGAGAGTTGTTTTCCTTTTTATGGCTTTGAGCTTATTTTCAAGTTGTATCGATAATAAAATAGATAACGCTGAAGTGAAATTAGTCACTGCTGAAGAAATGCAATCTATTTTAGAGTTAGAAGATGTACAGTTGGTTGATATACGCTCACCAAAAGAACATGACGAAATACGTATAGCCAATTCTCAGAACATAGATTTTTCATCACCAACCTTTGAAGAAGATATATCTAAATTGGATAAAGCTAAACCAGTTATCCTTTATTGTAAAGGTGGTGGAAGAAGTGCTAAATGTGCACAAAAACTTAAGAGCGCTGGATTTGAAAAAATCTATGATTTAGAAGGAGGTATTTCAAAATGGAAACATTCCGATAAAATAAAGATTGAAGTCAAATCTTAA
- a CDS encoding ABC transporter ATP-binding protein, with product MIQITDLEKFYKTEEVQTIALNKLSFGVKEGEFVAIMGPSGCGKSTLLNILGLLDDPDGGSFVFNGTEVAGYNERKRSELRKHNIGFVFQSFNLIDELTVFENVELPLIYTGVKPAERKKQVEAVLEKMQIMHRRNHFPQQLSGGQQQRVAVARAVVNKPKLILADEPTGNLDSTNGNDVMDLLIDLNEAGTTIIMVTHSEHDAKYSHRIIRMLDGQKVTENILG from the coding sequence ATGATACAAATTACAGACTTAGAGAAATTTTACAAGACTGAAGAAGTCCAAACCATCGCACTTAACAAGTTATCCTTTGGAGTTAAAGAAGGAGAGTTTGTGGCTATAATGGGACCTTCTGGTTGTGGTAAATCAACATTATTAAACATACTAGGTTTACTAGATGATCCAGATGGAGGAAGTTTTGTTTTTAACGGAACAGAAGTAGCAGGTTATAATGAACGTAAGCGTTCAGAATTACGAAAACATAATATTGGTTTCGTTTTTCAAAGCTTTAATCTTATCGATGAGTTAACTGTTTTTGAAAATGTAGAATTGCCATTAATTTATACAGGTGTAAAACCAGCTGAGCGTAAGAAGCAAGTTGAAGCAGTTTTAGAAAAAATGCAAATAATGCATCGTCGTAATCACTTTCCGCAGCAATTATCTGGTGGTCAACAGCAACGTGTTGCTGTAGCACGTGCAGTAGTAAACAAACCAAAATTAATTCTTGCAGATGAACCAACAGGTAACTTAGATAGTACAAATGGTAATGATGTTATGGATCTGTTAATTGACCTTAATGAAGCAGGAACAACAATTATCATGGTAACACATAGTGAACACGATGCTAAATACAGCCACAGAATAATAAGAATGTTAGATGGTCAGAAAGTCACCGAAAACATTTTAGGATAA
- a CDS encoding rhodanese-like domain-containing protein, translating to MADLSQKDWTKQLEEDNNSIVLDVRTQDEVEEGVIPNSIHIDIYRGQGFIDDIEKLDKTKNYYVYCRSGNRSGQACAIMNQLGFDSAFNLEGGFNEWEGEVSH from the coding sequence ATGGCGGATTTATCGCAGAAAGATTGGACAAAACAGTTAGAAGAAGACAATAATTCTATTGTTTTAGATGTTAGAACACAAGATGAAGTTGAAGAGGGAGTGATTCCTAATTCAATTCATATTGACATTTACAGAGGACAAGGTTTTATTGATGACATTGAAAAATTAGATAAAACCAAGAACTATTACGTGTATTGCAGATCTGGCAACCGAAGTGGGCAAGCCTGTGCAATAATGAACCAATTAGGTTTTGATAGCGCCTTTAATTTAGAAGGTGGCTTTAATGAGTGGGAAGGTGAAGTTTCCCATTAG
- a CDS encoding sigma-54-dependent transcriptional regulator: MVIKNATILVIDDDVDVLTALRLLLKPLVKEVVTEKNPSNISAQIKHTNYDIIILDMNFNGLVNTGNEGIFWLNKIRKQKPETSVILMTAYADIDLAIRGLKEGASDFLMKPWKNEKIVETITTILSTKKSNSSKKEHLNSNSIEIIGDSDIMNDLFVKLKKVAPTDANVLVLGENGTGKDLIARALHDNSNRRNKPFIKVDVGALTSSLFESELFGYKKGAFTDAREDRKGRFEAANGGTLFLDEIGNISLGQQVRLLTVLQNRQVTPLGSNESIPIDIRLICATNIDPKVLADEKKFRKDLIYRINTVDLIVPPLRDRGTDITELSRHFVSLYAEKYNKNSFSFDTGFISKLKKHDFPGNVRELQYVLERAVIMTDGSILEPEDLVFSSIERSTTSDSVSTTTNLDDIEKNTILTVLEKNKGNVSKSAKELGITRAALYRRLEKYEL; encoded by the coding sequence ATGGTAATAAAAAACGCTACAATATTAGTAATTGATGACGATGTTGATGTGCTCACTGCATTACGACTCCTCCTTAAACCACTTGTAAAAGAAGTTGTAACTGAGAAAAATCCTAGTAATATTTCGGCACAAATAAAACATACAAATTATGACATCATCATTTTAGACATGAACTTTAATGGGCTAGTGAATACTGGTAATGAAGGTATTTTTTGGCTAAATAAAATCAGAAAGCAAAAACCCGAAACCTCCGTTATTTTAATGACCGCTTATGCTGATATAGATTTGGCGATACGAGGACTAAAAGAAGGTGCTTCAGACTTTTTAATGAAGCCATGGAAGAATGAAAAAATTGTAGAAACCATTACTACCATTCTAAGCACTAAAAAATCTAATAGTTCTAAAAAAGAGCATCTCAATTCTAACAGTATTGAAATTATTGGTGATAGTGATATAATGAATGATCTCTTCGTTAAATTAAAGAAAGTAGCACCAACGGATGCTAATGTCCTAGTCCTTGGTGAAAACGGAACAGGAAAAGATTTAATTGCGAGAGCACTACATGATAATTCTAACAGAAGAAATAAACCTTTTATAAAAGTTGATGTAGGCGCTCTTACATCTTCACTTTTTGAAAGCGAATTATTTGGTTATAAAAAAGGAGCGTTCACTGATGCCAGAGAAGATCGTAAAGGGCGATTTGAAGCTGCTAATGGAGGAACCTTATTTTTAGATGAAATTGGTAATATTAGTTTAGGTCAACAAGTAAGGTTATTGACTGTTCTACAGAATAGACAAGTGACACCCCTAGGTTCTAACGAATCAATCCCTATTGATATTCGATTAATCTGTGCAACTAACATTGATCCAAAAGTACTAGCTGATGAAAAGAAATTTAGGAAAGATTTAATCTATAGAATTAATACGGTTGATCTTATTGTACCGCCACTAAGAGATCGTGGCACAGATATCACCGAATTATCTCGCCATTTTGTATCATTATATGCTGAAAAATATAACAAGAATTCTTTCAGCTTTGATACTGGATTTATTTCAAAATTAAAAAAGCACGACTTTCCAGGTAACGTTAGAGAACTTCAGTACGTCCTAGAACGTGCAGTTATTATGACGGATGGAAGTATTTTAGAGCCAGAAGATTTAGTGTTCTCTTCTATTGAAAGGTCTACAACTTCAGATAGTGTTTCTACTACAACAAATTTAGATGATATAGAAAAAAACACCATTCTTACCGTATTAGAAAAGAACAAAGGAAATGTTTCTAAATCTGCTAAAGAATTAGGAATTACAAGAGCTGCATTATATAGACGACTAGAAAAATATGAACTTTAG
- a CDS encoding nitroreductase family protein: MEKTVSEAIAYRRSTRIYKDDPIDSNKVKQCLVNASLAPTSSNLQLWEFYHVTDKNKLKSLAKACFNQSAAKTSQQLIVVVTRKDLWRKRAKANIDFLNKVYNKPDLSERELKRKKMATSYYKKLIPTIYTDFLGILGYIKFFVFQIVGIFKPIYRQTRLSDMRIVAHKSAGLAAQNFMTSMAGIGYDTCPMEGSDTLRVKQILKLPRGAEINMVIGCGIRDQKGIYGPRFRVPFEDVYFEV; this comes from the coding sequence ATGGAAAAAACAGTTTCGGAAGCAATAGCTTATAGACGTTCTACAAGAATTTATAAGGATGATCCTATCGACTCAAATAAAGTAAAACAATGCTTAGTTAATGCATCTTTAGCACCAACAAGTAGCAATCTACAGCTTTGGGAGTTTTATCATGTTACTGATAAAAATAAATTAAAAAGTTTAGCAAAAGCCTGTTTTAACCAAAGTGCTGCAAAAACATCTCAGCAATTAATAGTTGTAGTTACTAGAAAAGACCTTTGGAGAAAACGAGCGAAAGCAAATATTGATTTTCTTAATAAAGTATATAACAAACCTGATTTAAGTGAACGTGAATTAAAACGCAAAAAGATGGCGACTAGCTATTACAAAAAATTAATTCCTACAATTTATACAGATTTCTTAGGTATTCTTGGATATATCAAATTCTTTGTATTTCAAATCGTTGGTATTTTTAAACCAATTTATAGACAAACAAGATTGAGTGATATGCGCATTGTTGCTCATAAAAGTGCTGGTTTAGCAGCACAAAACTTTATGACAAGCATGGCAGGCATAGGCTATGATACTTGCCCTATGGAAGGTAGTGATACACTTAGAGTAAAACAGATTTTAAAACTCCCTAGAGGCGCAGAAATTAATATGGTTATTGGTTGTGGTATCAGAGATCAAAAAGGTATCTACGGTCCTCGTTTTAGAGTTCCTTTTGAAGATGTCTATTTTGAAGTATAG
- a CDS encoding thioredoxin family protein: protein MKTLKLLAVMVLVCTLSAFTITTEDKGYEVGDIATDFSLENIDGNMVSLSDYKDAKGFIVIFTCNTCPYAVAYEDRVEVLNKKYAAKGYPVIAIMPNNTNVKPGDNMEAMKARAKAKGFTFPYLMDKGQEVYPQYGATKTPHVYILEKTEKGNKVQYIGAIDDNYKDASLVKEKYAENALNALIEGRDVEVNKTRAIGCSIKV from the coding sequence ATGAAAACTTTAAAATTACTCGCAGTTATGGTGTTAGTATGTACACTTTCTGCTTTTACTATAACTACAGAAGATAAAGGTTATGAGGTAGGTGATATAGCTACAGATTTTAGCCTAGAAAATATTGACGGAAATATGGTTTCTTTATCAGATTATAAAGATGCAAAAGGCTTTATTGTCATTTTTACATGTAATACTTGCCCATATGCAGTTGCTTATGAAGATAGAGTAGAAGTGCTTAACAAAAAGTATGCAGCTAAAGGATATCCAGTAATTGCTATAATGCCAAATAATACTAATGTTAAACCTGGTGATAATATGGAAGCGATGAAAGCCAGAGCTAAAGCAAAAGGATTTACTTTTCCTTACCTAATGGATAAAGGTCAAGAAGTTTATCCTCAATATGGTGCTACAAAAACACCACATGTTTATATTTTAGAAAAAACTGAAAAGGGTAATAAAGTACAATACATTGGTGCAATTGATGATAATTATAAAGATGCTAGTCTAGTAAAAGAGAAATACGCTGAAAATGCTCTAAATGCATTAATAGAAGGTAGAGACGTTGAAGTAAATAAAACAAGAGCAATAGGATGTTCTATTAAGGTTTAA
- a CDS encoding efflux RND transporter periplasmic adaptor subunit, producing MDVPIQKKKFSNQKLGLVLGVLVILALIVYVIMQTSGGSKLNVEKERISIHTVSNDVFQENIPVNGIVLPITTIYLDALEGGRVEEKFVEDGAIMKKGEPILRLSNTDLELSLVNQETSVYNLLTQMQISQNAARQNTINRQNQFTDVENNLIEAERVYTLNKRLYDKGAIGRMDYESSENNFEYQKERMKLAKQVLSEDSVSSKLEVNQAKNSYARTQSALELMRKKVGDLVVRAPIDGQLTSLDAEIGQSINKGTRLGQVDVTSAYKVRVDIDEHYISRIYNGQTGTFTLNNKTYTLAIKKVFTQVTNGRFQVDMKFEGDVPEGIRRGQNLQIRVALSAEKEALLVAKGGFFQKTGGNWIFKVSEDGNTAYKVNIRLGSQNTEYYEVIEGLNPGDKVVTSSYDSFGDVEELILK from the coding sequence ATGGACGTTCCAATTCAAAAGAAAAAATTCTCAAACCAAAAGTTAGGCCTTGTACTAGGTGTACTTGTAATCCTTGCGTTGATTGTTTATGTTATTATGCAAACTTCTGGTGGTTCAAAATTGAATGTTGAAAAAGAACGTATTTCAATTCATACGGTAAGTAATGATGTGTTTCAAGAGAATATTCCTGTTAACGGAATTGTATTGCCAATTACAACAATTTATTTAGATGCTTTAGAAGGTGGTCGTGTAGAAGAAAAGTTTGTTGAAGATGGAGCAATAATGAAGAAAGGAGAACCAATTTTACGTTTATCAAATACAGATTTAGAGTTAAGTTTAGTGAATCAAGAGACGTCAGTTTACAATTTACTAACCCAAATGCAGATTTCTCAGAATGCAGCACGACAGAATACTATAAATAGACAAAACCAATTTACAGATGTAGAGAATAATTTGATTGAAGCAGAACGAGTCTATACTTTAAACAAGCGTTTGTATGATAAAGGTGCGATTGGAAGAATGGATTACGAGTCATCTGAAAATAATTTTGAGTATCAAAAAGAACGCATGAAATTAGCTAAGCAGGTTTTATCTGAAGATTCTGTGTCTTCAAAATTAGAAGTAAATCAAGCAAAAAATTCATATGCAAGAACTCAGAGCGCTTTAGAGTTGATGCGAAAAAAAGTAGGTGATCTAGTAGTACGTGCACCTATTGATGGTCAGTTGACTTCTTTGGATGCAGAAATTGGTCAGTCAATTAATAAAGGGACGCGATTAGGACAGGTTGATGTAACAAGTGCTTATAAAGTTAGAGTTGATATAGATGAGCATTATATTTCTAGAATCTATAATGGCCAAACAGGAACATTTACGCTTAATAATAAAACCTACACATTGGCAATAAAGAAAGTATTTACACAAGTGACTAATGGCCGTTTTCAAGTAGATATGAAGTTTGAAGGTGATGTGCCAGAAGGCATCAGAAGAGGGCAAAATTTGCAAATTCGTGTGGCGTTAAGTGCCGAAAAAGAAGCATTGTTAGTTGCTAAAGGCGGATTCTTTCAAAAAACAGGAGGTAACTGGATTTTTAAAGTAAGCGAAGATGGAAACACGGCTTATAAAGTGAATATTAGATTAGGAAGTCAAAACACTGAATATTACGAAGTGATTGAAGGGTTAAATCCAGGGGATAAGGTAGTAACATCGAGTTACGATTCTTTTGGAGATGTTGAAGAACTAATTTTAAAATAA
- a CDS encoding sensor histidine kinase, which translates to MNFSAYIFRLFFRILLIVSTILGLVYTIYVDNTANTVIISMGLIYLLINTYGFIKRRFVAMDDFFEAVKYRDFSRWFPEDRGPKDIRFLYTGFNEINRTIKEINSQNEAQYVYLQKILEMVDIGIIAYNLESGDVLWSNDSFGEILDVPSFKNIRFVENRKTELYNTVFETYHREPNSISIALQNESIKILISDTIFQVDEDAFKLIVIQDIDNTLNKNESESWKKLLSVMTHEIMNSITPISSLADTLQKNIQVAIEQPEESHLELEDLNSGIKTIKNRSEGLLKFAKTYRSLSKVTNLNLQRVKVSELFNNIQRLMEPSIKAKNIDIEFKISGPKLELDIDTHLIEQVLINLLLNAVDACKNQDNAEIKILASQNPNRDIVIKVFDNGSGIPQDIVENIFVPFFTSKATGSGIGLSLCKQIMLLHKGRIIVKSIEGEGSVFSLVF; encoded by the coding sequence ATGAACTTTAGCGCTTACATCTTTAGACTCTTTTTTAGAATTCTACTTATCGTTAGTACAATACTAGGTTTAGTTTACACAATTTATGTAGATAATACTGCTAATACAGTAATTATAAGTATGGGCCTAATTTACTTATTAATTAATACATATGGTTTTATAAAACGTCGCTTCGTCGCTATGGATGATTTTTTTGAAGCTGTGAAATACCGTGATTTTTCAAGATGGTTTCCAGAAGATCGAGGTCCAAAAGATATTCGATTTTTATATACAGGGTTTAACGAAATCAATAGAACAATTAAAGAAATTAACTCTCAAAATGAAGCACAGTATGTTTATCTACAGAAGATTTTAGAAATGGTAGATATAGGTATCATAGCCTATAATCTTGAATCTGGTGATGTGCTTTGGAGCAACGATTCTTTTGGTGAAATATTAGATGTACCATCATTTAAAAATATACGGTTTGTAGAGAATAGAAAAACCGAATTATATAATACCGTTTTTGAAACCTATCATAGAGAACCCAATTCAATTTCTATAGCCTTACAAAATGAAAGTATTAAAATTTTAATCTCTGATACGATTTTTCAGGTAGATGAAGACGCTTTTAAATTAATAGTTATTCAGGATATTGATAATACTTTAAATAAAAATGAGTCCGAATCTTGGAAGAAATTATTAAGTGTAATGACACACGAGATTATGAATTCTATTACACCTATTTCATCCTTGGCAGATACACTTCAAAAAAACATACAAGTTGCTATTGAACAACCAGAAGAATCTCATTTAGAATTAGAAGATCTTAACTCTGGAATAAAAACCATTAAAAACAGAAGTGAAGGACTTTTAAAATTTGCTAAAACCTACCGTAGTTTAAGTAAAGTGACTAATCTTAATTTACAACGGGTTAAAGTTTCTGAATTATTTAATAATATCCAGCGACTCATGGAACCTTCTATAAAAGCTAAAAACATTGACATAGAATTTAAGATTTCAGGCCCAAAATTAGAGTTAGATATAGATACCCATCTTATTGAACAAGTATTGATTAATCTTTTATTGAACGCTGTTGATGCTTGTAAGAATCAAGATAATGCAGAAATCAAAATACTAGCATCTCAAAATCCTAATAGAGACATCGTGATTAAAGTTTTTGATAATGGTTCAGGAATCCCTCAAGATATTGTTGAGAATATATTCGTGCCATTTTTTACTAGCAAAGCTACTGGAAGTGGTATCGGTTTAAGCTTATGTAAACAGATTATGTTACTGCATAAAGGACGGATAATTGTAAAGAGTATAGAAGGAGAGGGCTCTGTTTTTAGTTTAGTGTTTTAA
- a CDS encoding protein-disulfide reductase DsbD family protein gives MIFKRVFLYCFLALSFLFNTHSQELEPVKWDSKVVKISDTEYELIFTANIEEGWYMYSQIESEGIGPLPIYFEYKEQEENYKLIGKTTEPDVKPKFDKVFEMDVKKFDKRAQFKQRISIINSSYNIIEASVNFQVCDDAKCIMQDKTFNLSLDGSVVEKKEIIIDEVSKKLSEELNLNVTGWDKYEKQTIEEQSNFSIFLLGFLGGLIALLTPCVFPMIPLTVSFFTKSASDSKKGLFNSILYGFFIFLIYVLLSIPFHLLDSLDPGILNNISTNVTLNIIFFIIFIAFAFSFFGYFELTLPQSWSAAMDSKANKIGGFIGIFFMALTLAIVSFSCTGPILGTLLGSSLTADGGAMQLTMGMSGFGLALALPFTLFAMFPKWLNSLPKSGGWLNTVKVVLGFIELALALKFLSNADLVEHWGLLKREVFIALWIIIGIGLALYLFGKIKFPHDSPLQKLSKGRITSGIFVIAFIIYLIPGVTNTKYANLKLLSGFPPPMFYSLYDKASECPLDLNCSKDLEEGIAMAKLENKPILLDFTGWACVNCRKMEEQVWSTSEVYDMLQEKYIIISLYVDDKKELPEAERFQYLRSNGTVKDIETIGDKWGTLQTINFQNNSQPYYVIVDHDMELLNVTNAYEPNAEAYLEWLKTGLENFKK, from the coding sequence ATGATATTTAAAAGAGTATTTCTTTATTGCTTTTTAGCACTTAGTTTTTTGTTTAATACACACTCACAAGAGTTAGAACCTGTTAAATGGGATTCTAAAGTTGTAAAGATATCGGACACAGAATATGAATTGATTTTTACTGCAAATATTGAAGAGGGTTGGTATATGTATTCTCAAATAGAATCAGAGGGTATTGGTCCATTACCTATTTATTTTGAGTATAAAGAACAAGAAGAAAATTATAAATTAATTGGTAAAACAACAGAGCCAGATGTAAAACCTAAGTTTGATAAGGTTTTTGAAATGGATGTGAAAAAGTTTGATAAAAGAGCGCAGTTTAAACAACGTATATCTATTATAAATTCAAGCTATAATATTATAGAAGCAAGTGTGAACTTCCAAGTGTGTGATGACGCTAAGTGTATAATGCAGGACAAAACATTCAACCTTTCTCTCGATGGGTCAGTAGTAGAAAAAAAGGAGATTATTATTGATGAAGTTAGTAAGAAACTCTCTGAAGAGCTGAATTTAAATGTTACTGGTTGGGATAAATATGAAAAACAAACTATAGAAGAACAGAGTAATTTCTCCATATTTTTGTTAGGTTTTCTAGGCGGTTTAATTGCATTATTGACGCCTTGTGTATTTCCCATGATACCTTTAACAGTATCATTTTTTACCAAGAGTGCTAGCGACTCTAAAAAGGGTTTATTTAATTCTATTTTGTATGGCTTTTTTATCTTCTTAATTTATGTATTGTTAAGTATTCCTTTCCATCTTTTAGATTCATTAGATCCAGGAATTTTAAATAACATATCTACAAACGTTACCTTAAATATTATATTCTTTATCATTTTTATAGCCTTTGCATTTTCGTTTTTCGGTTATTTTGAATTAACCTTACCACAATCTTGGAGTGCTGCAATGGATAGTAAAGCAAACAAAATTGGTGGGTTTATAGGTATTTTCTTTATGGCTTTAACCTTAGCAATTGTTTCATTCTCTTGTACAGGTCCAATATTAGGAACACTATTAGGAAGCTCATTAACTGCAGATGGAGGTGCAATGCAACTCACTATGGGAATGAGTGGTTTTGGTTTGGCTTTGGCATTACCATTTACCTTATTTGCAATGTTTCCAAAATGGTTAAATTCATTACCAAAGTCTGGTGGATGGTTAAATACTGTAAAAGTTGTATTAGGTTTTATAGAACTAGCTCTAGCGCTTAAGTTCTTGTCTAATGCAGATTTAGTTGAGCATTGGGGACTTTTAAAGCGTGAAGTTTTTATAGCTCTATGGATTATTATAGGAATTGGATTGGCATTGTATTTATTTGGAAAAATTAAGTTTCCGCATGATAGTCCACTTCAAAAGTTAAGTAAAGGAAGAATTACTTCGGGTATTTTCGTAATAGCTTTTATTATATATTTAATTCCTGGAGTTACTAATACCAAATATGCTAACTTAAAATTGTTGAGTGGTTTTCCACCACCAATGTTTTATAGTTTATATGACAAAGCATCTGAATGTCCTTTAGATTTAAATTGTTCAAAAGATTTAGAAGAGGGTATTGCAATGGCAAAACTTGAGAATAAGCCTATTTTACTAGATTTTACAGGTTGGGCTTGTGTTAATTGTAGAAAGATGGAAGAACAAGTTTGGAGCACGTCTGAGGTTTATGATATGTTGCAAGAGAAGTACATTATTATTTCCTTGTATGTAGATGATAAAAAGGAGTTGCCAGAAGCAGAGCGATTTCAGTATTTGAGATCAAATGGCACTGTAAAAGATATTGAGACTATAGGTGATAAATGGGGAACACTTCAAACTATAAACTTTCAAAATAATTCTCAACCTTATTATGTAATAGTCGATCATGATATGGAGTTGTTGAATGTAACAAATGCCTACGAACCAAATGCTGAAGCGTATTTAGAATGGCTTAAAACTGGTTTAGAAAATTTTAAAAAATAA